The window GATGTTATCATAATTGCCTTCTACAATCATGACATCATGGCCAAGTCGCTCTACGAGACTAGCATCATCTGTTCCTAAATAACCTGCTTCCTCTGCTGATTCATATGCTTGGCGCAAGAGGGACATACGAAAAGCTTGTGGTGTTTGAATTGCCCACAAGCTGGAACGTTCAACCGTCTCTATCACTTTATGATCCTTTACCTTTTTCACAGTGTCCTTGACAGGAACAGCAAGCACAGATGCACCATATTGCTCTGCTGATAAAACTAGAGAATGGATTAGACCAATGTCAATAAAAGGACGGGCACCATCATGTACAAGAACAATTCCATTTCCTTCTAAGGCCTTAAGACTATTGTAAATGCTATACTGCCTTTCAGATCCGCCTGGTACAATACCGATTACCTTCGTGATACCATATTTATCTAAAAGAGTTTGCGTTTCTTTTTCGTCTTGTTCATTTATAGCAAGTATTACTCCTGAACAGCACTCGTCTCCCTCAAATACCTGTAAGGTATGAATTAAAACTGGAGCCCCATCCAATTCTAGTAAAAGTTTATTTTTCCCTGCTCCCATTCTTTTTCCCTGACCCGCAGCAGGGATAACGACTTGATAAGGCATAACCCAAGCTCCTATCTATGTACGCATGAAAACGCCGGAATAGACTGCCGGCGCCTGAGCTAAAGGATGCAAGCTCAACATGCATTTATTCAACTTAAATCAATTATAGCGCTTTTTCTAATAATTTGGGCTTTGCAAAAATCATTCTACCGGCAGATGTTTGCAAAACGCTCGTGACGAGTACATCAATATGCTTACCAATATAATCACGGCCATCTTCTACAACGATCATCGTACCATCATCTAAATAGGCGACTCCCTGGTTATGTTCTTTTCCATCCTTGATTACCTGGACGTTCATTTCTTCCCCCGGTAGCACAACAGGTTTAACTGCATTAGCGAGATCATTGATATTTAAGACAGATACCTGCTGTAGTTCACATACCTTGTTTAAATTAAAATCGTTTGTCACGACAATCCCGTTTGTAAGCTTTGCAAGCTTGACCAGCTTGCTATCTACCTCTTGAATTTCCTCAAAATCACCTTCATAGATTTCCACTTTAATCGCGAGCTCTTTTTGAATACGATTTAATATATCAAGACCACGGCGGCCTTCTGAGGAATCAGCA of the Bacillus tuaregi genome contains:
- the ispD gene encoding 2-C-methyl-D-erythritol 4-phosphate cytidylyltransferase, with translation MPYQVVIPAAGQGKRMGAGKNKLLLELDGAPVLIHTLQVFEGDECCSGVILAINEQDEKETQTLLDKYGITKVIGIVPGGSERQYSIYNSLKALEGNGIVLVHDGARPFIDIGLIHSLVLSAEQYGASVLAVPVKDTVKKVKDHKVIETVERSSLWAIQTPQAFRMSLLRQAYESAEEAGYLGTDDASLVERLGHDVMIVEGNYDNIKLTTPEDLFFAETIIRKRSSMTKRSE